The following proteins are encoded in a genomic region of Hypanus sabinus isolate sHypSab1 unplaced genomic scaffold, sHypSab1.hap1 scaffold_487, whole genome shotgun sequence:
- the LOC132389157 gene encoding N-acetyllactosaminide beta-1,3-N-acetylglucosaminyltransferase 3-like, with protein MSGHWRFYEKVVLGVVITLRLLFVFWDNDQRREIDVAETVHRNDLPKVVTGDATESVLKPKCHANTTLLHLSSFHQEKEHIKNFLMYKHCREFDMIQNVPDKCGGREESQNVFLLLVIKSHPLNQDRREMIRKTWGREREFNGVLIKRVFISGVSPDQKESRKLNQLLAMENREHRDILQWDFLDTFFNLTLKQYKLLQWVSEFCPSAKFIFNGDDDVFANTDNMVDYLLDMKVHQHLFVGRLIYGFGPKRQMSSKYYVPEIVTTIKSYPPYIGGAGILMSVYTAHIIFHIAQDLELYPIDDVFLGMCLAKAGLAPHSHSGFRTAGVRVPSTQDESFNPCYYRELLLVHRFRPFELLLMWDAVHDANLKCVRSPQKSASTERTT; from the coding sequence ATGAGCGGACATTGGCGATTCTATGAGAAAGTAGTGCTGGGTGTTGTTATTACTCTGCGATTGTTATTCGTGTTCTGGGATAATGACCAACGTCGAGAGATTGATGTTGCAGAAACTGTTCATCGCAATGATCTGCCCAAGGTTGTTACTGGTGATGCAACTGAATCAGTGCTCAAGCCAAAGTGCCACGCGAACACGACATTGCTGCACCTGTCCTCATTTCATCAAGAGAAAGAGCACATAAAAAACTTCTTGATGTATAAACACTGTCGAGAATTTGACATGATTCAAAATGTTCCAGACAAATGTGGTGGTCGAGAAGAATCTCAGAATGTCTTCCTGCTCCTGGTCATCAAATCTCACCCTTTAAACCAGGATCGGCGGGAAATGATAAGGAAGACCTGGGGCAGAGAACGCGAATTCAATGGGGTCCTAATTAAGAGAGTCTTTATTTCTGGTGTCTCTCCTGACCAAAAAGAAAGTAGGAAATTGAATCAGCTGTTAGCCATggaaaacagagaacacagagataTCCTACAATGGGATTTCTTGGATACCTTTTTCAACCTCACCCTCAAACAATACAAGTTGCTGCAGTGGGTCAGTGAATTTTGCCCCAGTGCTAAATTCATCTTCAATGGAGATGATGATGTATTTGCCAATACCGATAACATGGTTGATTACTTGCTAGACATGAAGGttcaccaacacctgtttgtggGCCGTCTCATTTATGGGTTTGGACCCAAACGCCAGATGTCGAGCAAGTATTATGTGCCAGAAATAGTGACCACCATTAAGTCGTACCCACCATACATTGGTGGAGCGGGCATACTTATGTCTGTGTATACAGCTCACATCATTTTCCACATAGCCCAAGACCTTGAACTataccccattgatgatgtattttTGGGGATGTGTCTGGCCAAGGCTGGACTAGCCCCACACTCCCATAGCGGATTTAGGACAGCTGGAGTCAGGGTTCCTTCAACCCAAGATGAATCCTTCAATCCTTGCTATTACCGTGAGTTGCTGCTAGTGCACCGTTTTCGGCCCTTCGAACTGCTACTGATGTGGGATGCGGTGCATGATGCTAATCTGAAATGTGTTCGTTCTCCCCAGAAGTCTGCATCCACGGAGAGGACCACATGA
- the LOC132389161 gene encoding probable G-protein coupled receptor 139 codes for MLEIFFTVRKIWYMIIAVIGVPVNLVAITILSRRKCGLSTCTTRYLVAMATADLLTIIFDVTLWQISYYYFPGTFLDITPVCSAISALAEAATDCSVWFTVMFTFDRFVAICCQKRKAKYCTGKTAAVVLTATGTLLCFINVPYFFIYHPAKVVDNIPWDCIPKPGYYQYPVWVGYRWLATVLSPLLPFVLILLFNALTVRHILVTSRVRKGLRGQSKAENRSDPEMESRRRSVILLLTISGSFIILWSVTVAEFLYYTIAGLDPNNYNDSEQIFVQSGYMLLILSCCTNTFIYGITQSKFREQFISAAKYPLTSIIQLINNQNV; via the exons atgcttgaaatatttttcactgtgaggaagatatggtacatgatcattgccgttattgGTGTTCCCG tgaatttagtggcgattacGATCCTGTCCCggagaaagtgcggcctctccacctgcaccacgcggtacctggtggccatggcaacggcggatctactaaccatcatctttGATGTGACACTGTGGcagatcagttattattacttccccgggactttcctggacatcacccccgtgtgcagcGCGATCTCTGCCCTGGCAGaggcagccactgactgttctgtctggttcaccgtcatgtttacatttgatcggtttgtcgccatctgttgccagaagcggaaagcgaagtattgcaccgggaaaactgcggctgtggttctgacggCAACTGGCACTCTGCTCTGTTTCATAAATGTGCCCTATTTCTTTATATATCATCCAGCGAAAGtggttgacaatataccctgggactgtattccaaAACCAGGATACTATCAATATCCCGTGTGGGTTGGGTATAGGTGGTTAGCTACCGTTCTatcgccattactcccgttcgtgttaatactgctgttcaacgctctgacagtcagacacattttggtgactagtcgcgtccgtaaggggctgaggggtcagagcaaggcggagaaccgcagtgacccggagatggagagcaggaggaggtctgtgatcttacttctcaccatctccggaagcttcatcatcctgtggtcggtgactgttgccgaattcctttattacaccatcgccggattggatccaaataattacaacgattcggaacaAATATTTGTTCAGTCCGGATACATGCTGTTGAtactaagttgctgcacaaacacgtttatttacgggataactcagtccaagttcagagagcagttcatcagcgcagcgaaatatccgctcacgtcaattatACAGCTAATTAATAATCAAAACGTCTAG